Part of the Shewanella eurypsychrophilus genome is shown below.
CAGTAATATTTAACTTAGGTAGACGCACATTCCAAGCCTTAAATTTTATAACCTTAAATCAGTTATACACTGTGTTATTCATTTGTTCCAGCAACTAATTGTGAGTGAATTTTTATGACATGTCAGACAACACAACAATATCCATTAAACAGAGTTTCACCCTATGAAAGTGATTTAATTTGCCTTCGCTATCTGATTACGGCAAATTATAGCATTCAGTAAATCAACAATATAAAGATAGGCTTATGTGGTATCAAAAGGAATTAAACCTTCAAGCAAAACCGAGAGGATTCCATCTGATCACAGATGAAATCAACGATGCGCTTCCAGAGCTAAGCAGGCTAAAAATTGGCTTAGCCCATATACACCTGCAACATACCTCCGCAGCACTGACAATCAATGAAAATGCCGATCCTAGCGTTCGTGTTGATTTTGAGCGTTACTTTAATCGGTTGGCCCCCGAAAATGAACTTTACTATACACACACCTACGAAGGGCC
Proteins encoded:
- a CDS encoding secondary thiamine-phosphate synthase enzyme YjbQ: MWYQKELNLQAKPRGFHLITDEINDALPELSRLKIGLAHIHLQHTSAALTINENADPSVRVDFERYFNRLAPENELYYTHTYEGPDDMPAHLKSSLLGISLTIPITNGRLNLGIWQGIYLCEPRDSAGKRRIVVTLQGE